The Leptospira mtsangambouensis DNA window CTTTTTGAAAAAACAGGTGTGTTTGTTTTGCCTGGATCTAATTTTGAAGAAGAAGGTTTCCTTCGGATTGGATTTGGGGAAACAGAAGAGCGAATGGCCGAAGGCCTAAAGCGATGGAGTGAATGTACGGATCTCATTTAAAGTCTAGTTTGCAATTGTTTCCAGGAATTGGTGAAAAAAAAGAGAAACAACTGTTTGGTGTTGGAGTATATGATTGGGAATCTCTCCTCCAATACCAAAATCAAAAAAACGATCCTCTGCTTCCTTCTGTTTCCATTTTAGAGGAACGAAGAGAAGAATTAGAACACGAACTTTCCGAAGCCAATTTTTCTTTTTTTACCAATGAACTTCCGAGTCTTGAATACTGGAGGCTTTGGCAAAACTTCCCCGAACGATTTTGTTTTTTAGACATTGAGACAACTGGAATTTCGGAATCATCGGTCACCACGGTTGTGAGTCTCTACCAAGATAAACGGATGTTAACGTTTGAAAGAGGAAAAGATTTAGAATTTCTTTTTGATTCCATTTCTCCAAAAGATATCCTTGTGACTTACAATGGGAAAAGATTTGATGTACCCTTTTTAGAAAGGGAATTTCGTTATCGCGTCACCAATCCACAACTTGATTTGATGAATCTTTTGCACTCCATTGGAATCAAAGGTGGATTAAAAAAATCCGAAGTGTTACTGGGTCTTGTTCGTCCAGAGGAGATTGCTGGGATGGATGGAAGACAAGCTCCACTGCTTTGGTTTGAATACCAAAGAACGAATAACAAAGAAGCTCTGGAAAAACTAATTGCTTACAACAGAGAAGATACTAAAAACCTGGAAATTGTTTTGGAAAAAACAATTGATCGCCTAACAGAAAATCGATTGTTTTAGTGCGGCCCGTACATATACTCTCTGAGTATACTCATTTCTGCCTGTGTCCTAGTCAGTTTGGTTTTGACTGCGTCTCCTATGGAGATAAGGCCAATGATTTTATCTCCGTCTAGCACTGGCATATGGCGGAACCTTTTGGTGATCATATTATTTAAGATATCATCTACGTCTTCATCGGGTCCAGCCACGGTGAGTTGTGTTGTCATTACATCTTTTAATTTGATTTTGTCTAGATTGGAATGGTCTTTGGCAACCACTCGCATCAAATCTCGTTCCGTAAAGATTCCTACCAATTTTCCTTGGAAGGTAACAATCAGAGATCCTACTTTCGCACCCACCATCATTTGGGTGGCTTCCAATACATTTCTATCTTCTTCGATGGAAAGAACAGAGGACGCTTTGTCTTTTAGAATATCTTTTACGGACATGTTTCAAGGTTTATAGGAATTCTAACTAGATAGCAAGAAATTTTTAAAATGGTGGGGAAACTAAAAACAGGTTTTTGGAGCGTATCGGGATCGAACCGATGACCTTCTGAATGCAAATCAGATGCTCTCCCAGCTGAGCTAACGCCCCGTTTCTTTATGGGCCTGACAAGACTTGAACTTGTGACCCCTCGCTTATCAAGCGAGTGCTCTAACCAACTGAGCTACAGGCCCGGGATACGAACAGTATTTTTCGAGAGGGGTCTATGGGCAATCTTTTTTTAAGATAATTTTAAGAAAGAAATCTGAAAAATTTAGAGTGAAATTTCTAAAATAAGATCATCTAACAAGAGTAATGCCGGTGGTTTCCATTGAAAGATTTCATTTTCAATCGAACATAAACCTTTTTTTTCCCAACCTTCAATGGTTCTTATGTATTTGGATTTTGATTTTGTATCCAAATACGTTTCAATAAAATCCAAATACCGAAAAGGAGAAAAGAGCCGAAATAAGGTAAGGCTAAGTTCTGTAGAAGGATCGATTTTTTCATACTTAGTGGATGTTTCTTTTCTCTGATAGAGTGCAGCATTTCTTGGATTGCCATACCTATGCCCTGCAATCATCCCATGCGCTCCCGGACCTATACCCAAATAGGGTTCATACGTCCAATACTTCAAATTGTGTAAGGACTCAAATCCTGGTTTGGCATAATTGGAAACCTCGTACCAAAGGTATCCCTGTTCTTTTAAAAGATTGGGTAACTGGGTGAGGATTTCGGATTGGAGGTTTTCTTCTGGTTCCAACTTTTTATGGTCTGTCACATCACGAGAATACTGGGTTCCTTTTTCTAAAGTTAAGGAATACAAACTCAAATGGGGAAGGCCAGCCTTTAAAAATAGATCTAAATCTGATAAAAAAGATTCTTTTGCGACACCTGGAATTCCATACATCAAATCGATTCCTACTCTTTGGATGGGCGATTTGGTGAGAATTTCCACTAGAGAATGGTAACGATCTTCGTCATAATGACGACCGAGGAATTCGAGTCCCTTTTTTTCTAAGGTTTGGACACCGACATTCACTCGGTTGATCCCGATGGAATGGTAATTCGCAAGAAGTTCCGAACTTAAATCTTCTGGGTTTACCTCGATGGAAATCTCTGGGTTTTCCGAAAAAGAAAACTCGGAACGTAAAAAATCCAAAAGGTTTTTCCAATGTTCAGGCGATGCTTTGGATGGAGTACCTCCACCAAAAAAAACGGTGTCGATGGTGCGTTTTTTAATTTCAGGAAAATGAGAGATCCTATCTAAAATTTCTTTTTGGTAGGATTGAAAAAGCGACTGTTCATCGTTAGCTGGTGCAGCTCCAATCCCTTCTGAATAAAAATCACAATAATCGCATTTTTTAAAACAGTAGGGGAAGTGGACATAGACTCCTAAATAGGAATTTCGGACTTGCCAGATAGATTGTTTGTCTGCTATTTTCATGAGTATGAAAGGGTTTTGGATGATTTTTCTATTTTTGGGAATCTCAACCTTTTCGATCCTTTCACAGACGGTTGTAGAACCAAATCAAAAGTTTGTTTGGGAGACATTTTCTTTTGTGTTTCCGGAACCTGTGGTGGTAAAACTAGAATCTACCACAAACAAAAAACTCACCATCTATCCTGCCAAACGAGATGGATTTTTTATGGTGGTACGAACTCTTCCTTGGAATGAACCATTAATGGAAAAAGTTCTTTGGAAAGAGTCTGTATTTACAAGGGGAATCGAACCCAAAGAGATCCAAAAGACAGTCGGGAATCGAAACTTTCAAGTTTTCCAGGCAGACCAAATTCGTAACCAAAATGCCCTTCGCAACCAAGTTTGGATTAGCCTGGATACCAAACCTGCATTGTGGATCTGGATCCAATGGAAAAGTGATCGTAAAGACCTTACCGAGTTCTTTGAATCCAACCTGTTTCTTCCGCTTTAACGTCTAATCTTTTGTTTTATGCTTGTCTCTACTTATTTCCTCGAAAGATTGGAAGTCAGTGGGGCCTATAGCTCAGTTGGTTAGAGCAGCAGACTCATAATCTGCGGGTCGAAGGTTCGAGCCCTTCTGGGCCCACAAAACAGGAAAGGTAACGATATTCTATGGAGTTTTATGAAGTAAAAATCTCTGATATCAGCCTGACCAATGTGGGTTTTGCTGTATTCCTGCGACCGAAAGATTCGGAAGACAAACGTGTGGTTCCTATCTTCATCGGACCATTGGAAACTCATTCCATCACCACCGTGATCGATGGAACCAAACCCCCAAGACCAATGACACATGACCTTATGTTGTACATGTTGACTTCTCTTGGAGCCACAGTTCTCAAGATCACCATCGAAGAAATCATAGATAGTACGTTTTATGCTAAAATCCAACTTCGGAAAGACGAAGAGATCATCACATTGGATGCAAGGCCTTCTGATTCGATTGCCCTTGCCTTAAGGGCAAATGCTCCCATCTACATCGCTAAATCTGTGTTAGACGAAACTGGAATTATTATGAAAGAAGATGAAATCCAAGGGGACAGTATTTCTTCTGAGAAAAAAATCCAAGCTCTACCAAAATCAAATCTTCAAATACTAGAAGAAACTTTGGAAAACGCTTTAAAAA harbors:
- a CDS encoding ribonuclease H-like domain-containing protein, encoding MYGSHLKSSLQLFPGIGEKKEKQLFGVGVYDWESLLQYQNQKNDPLLPSVSILEERREELEHELSEANFSFFTNELPSLEYWRLWQNFPERFCFLDIETTGISESSVTTVVSLYQDKRMLTFERGKDLEFLFDSISPKDILVTYNGKRFDVPFLEREFRYRVTNPQLDLMNLLHSIGIKGGLKKSEVLLGLVRPEEIAGMDGRQAPLLWFEYQRTNNKEALEKLIAYNREDTKNLEIVLEKTIDRLTENRLF
- a CDS encoding CBS domain-containing protein — protein: MSVKDILKDKASSVLSIEEDRNVLEATQMMVGAKVGSLIVTFQGKLVGIFTERDLMRVVAKDHSNLDKIKLKDVMTTQLTVAGPDEDVDDILNNMITKRFRHMPVLDGDKIIGLISIGDAVKTKLTRTQAEMSILREYMYGPH
- the hemW gene encoding radical SAM family heme chaperone HemW; this encodes MKIADKQSIWQVRNSYLGVYVHFPYCFKKCDYCDFYSEGIGAAPANDEQSLFQSYQKEILDRISHFPEIKKRTIDTVFFGGGTPSKASPEHWKNLLDFLRSEFSFSENPEISIEVNPEDLSSELLANYHSIGINRVNVGVQTLEKKGLEFLGRHYDEDRYHSLVEILTKSPIQRVGIDLMYGIPGVAKESFLSDLDLFLKAGLPHLSLYSLTLEKGTQYSRDVTDHKKLEPEENLQSEILTQLPNLLKEQGYLWYEVSNYAKPGFESLHNLKYWTYEPYLGIGPGAHGMIAGHRYGNPRNAALYQRKETSTKYEKIDPSTELSLTLFRLFSPFRYLDFIETYLDTKSKSKYIRTIEGWEKKGLCSIENEIFQWKPPALLLLDDLILEISL
- a CDS encoding bifunctional nuclease family protein produces the protein MEFYEVKISDISLTNVGFAVFLRPKDSEDKRVVPIFIGPLETHSITTVIDGTKPPRPMTHDLMLYMLTSLGATVLKITIEEIIDSTFYAKIQLRKDEEIITLDARPSDSIALALRANAPIYIAKSVLDETGIIMKEDEIQGDSISSEKKIQALPKSNLQILEETLENALKTEDYETAAKIRDQIKKLIENS